One window of Triticum dicoccoides isolate Atlit2015 ecotype Zavitan chromosome 5A, WEW_v2.0, whole genome shotgun sequence genomic DNA carries:
- the LOC119301463 gene encoding probable acyl-activating enzyme 17, peroxisomal, with protein sequence MAAAAHKPLAAITADDLAAAGAPEPAALHSAVRGALGAASGRGPAAVWGELSRGVLRPGVPFAVHRMLYYGCYAGSPSTTPPAWTPDPEEAALTNVGRVLEARGNEIIGEAYKDPITSFRDFHKYSNENPEAYWKMVFEEMAITFSVEPSCILRDSDAYPGGEWLPGAVLNAAANCLTAKPGRTSSDVAIVWRDEGKDSEPLNFVTVEELRTKVCLVANALDALNLAKGSAIAIDMPMNVNAVVIYLTIVLAGYIVVSIADSFAAPAISTRLKISEAKAIFTQDCILRDDKELPLYSRVVEAKAPMAIVIPARGSTPIKGLRTDDLSWEDFLGRADHTKAGIYTAVEQPAYQFSNILFSSGTTGEPKAIPWTHLTPLKAAADGWCHMDIRKGDVVAWPANLGWMMGPWLVYASLLNGASMALYNGSPNSSGFAKFVQDAKVTMLGVVPSIVRTWKNTDGTAGFDWSNIRCFSSTGEASSVDDYLWLMGRACYKPVIEYCGGTEIGGGFITGSLLQPQALSAFSTPAMGCNLFILDSNGNPLPQVSAGIGELALDPTLFGSSTTLLNADHHEVYFSGMPEWNAKVLRRHGDEFECTTEGYYRAHGRADDTMNLGGIKVSSIEIERICNRVNDAILETAAIGVPPVGGGPEQLTIAVVFKDQSPQAEDLNQLKLMFNSALKKLNPLFKVSSVVVVPSLPRTASNKVMRRVLRKEFTQAKHSKI encoded by the exons ATGGCCGCGGCGGCGCACAAGCCCCTGGCCGCGAtcaccgccgacgacctcgccgcggCGGGGGCGCCGGAGCCCGCCGCGCTCCACTCGGCGGTCCGCGGCGCGCTCGGCGCCGCCAGCGGCCGCGGGCCCGCCGCGGTGTGGGGGGAGCTCTCGCGGGGCGTGCTTCGCCCGGGGGTGCCCTTCGCCGTCCACCGGATGCTCTACTACGGCTGCTACGCCGGGTCCCCGTCCACCACGCCGCCCGCCTGGACGCCCGACCC CGAGGAGGCGGCCCTGACCAATGTTGGCCGCGTCCTGGAGGCGCGCGGGAATGAAATCATCGGCGAAGCGTACAAGGATCCAATCACCAGCTTCCGGGACTTCCACAAGTACTCCAACGAGAATCCAGAG GCATATTGGAAGATGGTCTTTGAGGAGATGGCCATCACATTCAGCGTGGAGCCATCTTGCATCTTGCGTGACAGTGATGCGTACCCCGGTGGCGAGTGGTTGCCAGGGGCTGTGCTGAATGCTGCTGCGAATTGCCTGACTGCTAAACCCGGAAGGACTTCCAGCGACGTTGCCATTGTGTGGAGGGATGAGGGGAAGGATTCCGAGCCCCTCAACTTTGTGACTGTGGAGGAATTGAGGACAAAAGTTTG CCTCGTGGCAAATGCGCTCGATGCACTTAATCTGGCAAAGGGGTCTGCTATTGCAATTGACATGCCTATGAATGTGAATGCCGTTGTTATCTACCTCACGATTGTGTTAGCGGGATACATCGTTGTCTCGATTGCAGACAGCTTTGCTGCACCTGCAATATCGACGAGGCTAAAGATATCAGAGGCAAAAGCAATTTTCACCCAG GATTGCATCCTTCGTGATGACAAGGAGCTGCCATTGTATAG TAGAGTtgtggaggccaaagcccctatggCTATCGTGATCCCTGCACGGGGATCCACACCGATAAAAGGACTCCGTACTGATGACCTTTCATGGGAAGATTTTCTTGGAAGGGCTGATCATACCAA GGCTGGTATTTATACCGCAGTCGAGCAACCTGCCTACCAGTTCAGTAATATCCTATTTTCATCAGGGACCACAG GTGAGCCAAAGGCGATTCCTTGGACGCATTTGACCCCTCTTAAGGCAGCTGCTGATGGATGGTGTCACATGGATATTCGTAAAGGTGATGTTGTTGCGTGGCCTGCAAACCTTGGTTGGATGATGGGTCCATGGCTTGTCTATGCCTCGCTATTGAATGGAGCATCTATGGCGCTGTATAATGGCTCCCCGAATAGTTCAGGTTTTGCGAAGTTTGTACAG GATGCTAAGGTGACAATGCTCGGAGTGGTACCCAGCATTGTTCGTACATGGAAAAATACGGATGGTACTGCGGGATTTGATTGGTCAAACATCAG ATGCTTTAGCTCAACTGGGGAGGCATCAAGTGTGGATGATTATTTGTGGCTGATGGGAAGAGCTTGCTACAAACCAGTAATCGAGTACTGTGGTGGCACAGAAATTGGTGGTGGGTTTATTACTGGATCCCTGTTGCAACCTCAAGCACTGTCAGCATTCAGTACACCTGCCATGGGTTGTAACCTGTTTATTCTTGACAGCAATGGGAATCCCTTG CCACAGGTTTCTGCTGGTATTggagaacttgcgcttgatccaacatTATTTGGGTCATCAACGACACTGCTAAATGCTGATCATCATGAGGTGTACTTCAGTGGAATGCCAGAATGGAATGCGAAA gtcctccggaggcatggcgatGAATTTGAATGTACCACAGAAGGATATTATAGGGCTCATGGGCGTGCAGATGATACAATGAACCTTGGTGGCATTAAG GTCAGTTCCATCGAGATTGAGAGGATCTGCAACAGGGTGAATGATGCCATTCTTGAAACGGCGGCTATTGGGGTTCCACCTGTAGGGGGCGGCCCCGAACAGTTGACCATAGCCGTCGTATTCAAAGATCAAAGTCCGCAAGCAGAAGATTTGAATCAACTGAAACTAATGTTCAACTCTGCTCTGAAGAAATTGAATCCTCTTTTCAAG GTTTCATCGGTGGTTGTGGTGCCATCGCTCCCTCGAACCGCCTCAAACAAGGTCATGAGGAGAGTCCTGCGCAAGGAGTTCACCCAGGCAAAGCACTCTAAAATCTAG